Proteins encoded in a region of the Streptomyces sp. NBC_01471 genome:
- a CDS encoding nucleotide pyrophosphatase/phosphodiesterase family protein, protein MALPDWPYEDDTAPLDLSTAPVPEYGSGSLADLLPTLAAGLGVPGCTAAIPELAPADRNCVFLIDGLGWEQIRAHPDEAPYLHSLLPTSRGATGRPLTAGFPATTATSLASVGTGLPPGAHGLTGYTTRNPATGELMNQLRWRPWTDPHVWQPYPTVFQLADKAGVHTAQVSSPDFQNTPLTKIALSGGTFRGQLTGEDRMDLAAAQLGAADRSLIYTYYSEVDSKGHRFGMDSDAWRGQLMYVDRLVQRLAEQLPPRSALYVTADHGMIDIPFDEESRIDFDEDWELGAGVALLGGEGRARHVYAVPGAQSDVLAVWREVLGEQFWVASRDEAIAAGWFGPAVDERVYGRIGDVVAAAHADVVITASRREPHESAMAGMHGSMTPAEQLVPLLEVRS, encoded by the coding sequence ATGGCTCTGCCCGACTGGCCGTACGAGGACGACACCGCCCCGCTGGACCTCTCCACCGCCCCGGTGCCGGAGTACGGCTCGGGTTCGCTCGCCGACCTGCTGCCGACGCTCGCCGCCGGGCTGGGAGTTCCCGGCTGCACCGCCGCGATCCCGGAGTTGGCACCCGCCGACCGGAACTGCGTCTTCCTCATCGACGGGCTCGGCTGGGAGCAGATCCGCGCTCACCCCGACGAGGCCCCGTACCTGCACTCGCTGCTGCCGACCTCGCGCGGTGCCACCGGCCGTCCGCTCACCGCCGGGTTCCCCGCCACCACGGCGACCTCGCTCGCCTCGGTCGGGACCGGACTGCCGCCCGGTGCGCACGGCCTCACCGGGTACACCACCCGCAACCCGGCCACCGGTGAGCTGATGAACCAGCTGCGCTGGCGCCCCTGGACCGACCCGCACGTCTGGCAGCCGTACCCCACGGTCTTCCAGCTCGCCGACAAGGCGGGCGTGCACACCGCGCAGGTCTCCTCACCCGACTTCCAGAACACCCCGCTCACCAAGATCGCGCTGAGCGGCGGCACCTTCAGGGGCCAACTCACCGGCGAGGACCGGATGGATCTGGCCGCCGCCCAACTGGGCGCTGCCGACCGTTCGTTGATCTACACCTACTACAGCGAGGTGGACTCCAAGGGCCACCGGTTCGGCATGGACTCGGACGCCTGGCGCGGCCAGCTGATGTACGTCGACCGGCTCGTCCAGCGCCTCGCCGAACAGCTCCCGCCCCGCTCGGCCCTCTATGTCACCGCCGACCACGGCATGATCGACATCCCGTTCGACGAGGAGTCGCGCATCGACTTCGACGAGGACTGGGAGCTGGGCGCGGGAGTCGCCCTGCTGGGCGGCGAGGGCCGGGCCCGGCACGTCTACGCGGTTCCGGGCGCTCAGAGCGATGTGCTCGCCGTCTGGCGCGAGGTGCTCGGCGAGCAGTTCTGGGTGGCGAGCCGCGACGAGGCCATCGCGGCGGGCTGGTTCGGCCCGGCGGTCGACGAGCGGGTGTACGGACGGATCGGCGACGTCGTCGCCGCGGCCCACGCCGACGTGGTGATCACCGCGTCCCGCCGCGAGCCGCACGAGTCGGCCATGGCCGGCATGCACGGCTCGATGACCCCCGCGGAGCAGCTGGTACCGCTGCTCGAAGTACGCTCGTAA
- a CDS encoding DUF5998 family protein: MAKTGTTTQGLRAAIERSGYYPALVAEAVEAAVGGEPVSSYLVHQETTFDSNEVRRHVTVLVLTGNRFIVSHTDEQAADGSSPTPFATTSTESVKLGRISSVVLSRVVANPEKYVPGTLPREVVLTIGWGAVARLDLEPAACGDPNCEADHGYTGSSTADDLSLRVSEAGDGPDTVRQTLAFSQALSEATAAAGR; the protein is encoded by the coding sequence ATGGCGAAGACCGGTACAACGACCCAGGGGCTGCGCGCGGCGATCGAGCGCAGCGGCTACTACCCGGCCCTCGTGGCCGAGGCGGTGGAGGCCGCCGTCGGCGGCGAGCCGGTTTCTTCGTACCTGGTGCACCAGGAGACGACGTTCGATTCCAACGAGGTCCGCCGCCATGTCACGGTCCTCGTCCTGACGGGCAACCGCTTCATCGTCAGCCACACCGACGAGCAGGCCGCCGACGGCAGCTCCCCGACACCGTTCGCCACCACGTCGACCGAGTCGGTGAAGCTGGGCCGGATCTCCTCCGTGGTGCTCAGCCGTGTCGTGGCGAACCCGGAGAAGTACGTCCCCGGCACGCTGCCCCGCGAGGTCGTCCTGACCATCGGCTGGGGCGCGGTCGCCCGGCTCGACCTGGAGCCCGCCGCCTGCGGCGACCCCAACTGCGAGGCGGACCACGGCTATACGGGCAGCTCCACCGCCGACGACCTCAGCCTGCGGGTGAGTGAGGCGGGCGACGGGCCGGACACGGTCCGCCAGACCCTCGCGTTCTCCCAGGCGCTCTCCGAGGCGACCGCGGCGGCCGGCCGCTGA
- a CDS encoding GNAT family N-acetyltransferase, whose protein sequence is MQPPLEENPHQEYPAHWEADVVLRDGGTARIRPITTEDADRLVSFYELVSPESKYYRFFAPYPRLSAKDVHRFTHHDYVDRVGLAATVGGEFIATVRYDRIGAHEAEVAFLVQDAHQGRGVASALLEHIAAVAREREVSRFTAEVLPANNKMIKVFTDAGYEQKRSFEDGSVHLTFDLEPTEASLAVQRAREQRAEARSVQRLLAPRSVAVVGVGRTPGGVGRAVLRNLHGSGFTGRTYAVNRAFPDGLTEVDGAPAHRSVASVAATGDAVDLVVVAVPAAQVPDVVADCGASGVQGLVVISAGYAESGPEGLLRQRELLRRARSYGMRIIGPNAFGLINTAEAVRLNASLAPESPARGRIGLFTQSGAIGIALLSALHRRGAGLSSFISAGNRADLSGNDFLQYWHDDPDTDVALLYLESIGNPRKFTRLARRTAAVKPVVVVKGARHSGSAPPGHAVPVTRVPDATVSELLRQAGVIRVDTVTELVDAGLLLADQPLPAGPRVAILGNSESLGLLTYDACLTERLRPLPPVDLTTDAAPQDFRDALGRALADDGCDAVLVTAIPWVGENGVTESGDGEVLAAALREAAADAPAKPVAVVHLEIGGLAEALAAASGTVRAARGTAAATSAPDPSATQDGGGGEAPPAGANTAHVTSTAATADAAADTAAAPPAARTRGIPAYPAAERAVRALAQAVRYAQWRRQSAEPGRVPEYDDIDESAAAGRIEALLGTARVDVTRGLALSPDDACELLGLYGIRVLPTRPAPDADTAVAAAEHLGYPVALKATAPHLRHRPDLGGVRLDIATEAGLRRAYAELSGDLGSPAEVRPVVQAMVGRGVDTVVRSAIDPAVGAVLSFGLSGAPSELLGDTAHRLVPATDRDAAELIRSIRTAPLLFGWRGSAPVDTAALEELLLRVSRLVDDHPEVVSVALEPVVVGQKGLSVLGAAVRLAPANALGDLGPRRLPSY, encoded by the coding sequence ATGCAGCCCCCGCTGGAGGAGAACCCGCACCAGGAGTACCCGGCCCACTGGGAGGCGGACGTGGTGCTGCGCGACGGCGGTACCGCGCGGATCAGGCCGATCACCACCGAGGACGCCGACCGGCTGGTCAGCTTCTACGAGCTGGTCTCGCCCGAGTCGAAGTACTACCGCTTCTTCGCTCCGTACCCCCGGCTCTCCGCCAAGGACGTCCACCGCTTCACCCATCATGACTACGTCGACCGGGTGGGTCTCGCGGCGACCGTCGGCGGCGAGTTCATCGCGACCGTCCGCTACGACCGGATCGGCGCGCACGAGGCCGAGGTCGCCTTCCTCGTGCAGGACGCCCACCAGGGGCGCGGCGTGGCCTCCGCGCTGCTCGAACACATCGCGGCGGTCGCCAGGGAGCGCGAGGTCAGCCGCTTCACCGCCGAGGTGCTGCCGGCCAACAACAAGATGATCAAGGTGTTCACGGACGCCGGGTACGAGCAGAAGCGCAGTTTCGAGGACGGCTCGGTCCACCTCACCTTCGATCTGGAACCCACCGAGGCGTCCCTGGCCGTCCAGCGCGCCCGCGAACAGCGCGCGGAGGCGCGGTCGGTGCAGCGGCTGCTGGCCCCCCGCTCCGTCGCCGTCGTCGGGGTGGGGCGCACCCCCGGCGGGGTGGGGCGCGCCGTCCTGCGCAATCTGCACGGATCCGGCTTCACCGGGCGCACCTACGCGGTGAACCGTGCCTTCCCCGACGGCCTCACCGAAGTGGACGGTGCCCCCGCCCACCGGTCGGTGGCGTCCGTCGCCGCCACCGGGGACGCGGTCGACCTGGTGGTCGTCGCCGTACCGGCCGCACAGGTGCCCGACGTGGTCGCCGACTGCGGGGCGAGCGGGGTGCAGGGGCTCGTCGTGATCTCCGCCGGTTACGCGGAGAGCGGGCCCGAAGGGCTGCTGCGCCAGCGCGAACTGCTGCGCCGGGCCCGCTCGTACGGTATGCGCATCATCGGGCCGAACGCCTTCGGCCTCATCAACACCGCGGAAGCCGTCCGGCTGAACGCCTCACTGGCCCCCGAGTCCCCGGCGCGCGGCCGGATCGGACTCTTCACCCAGTCCGGTGCGATCGGCATCGCGCTGCTCTCCGCGCTGCACCGGCGCGGCGCCGGACTCTCCTCCTTCATCTCGGCCGGCAACCGCGCCGATCTGTCGGGCAACGACTTCCTCCAGTACTGGCACGACGACCCGGACACCGATGTCGCCCTGCTCTACCTCGAATCGATCGGCAACCCCCGGAAGTTCACCCGCCTCGCCCGGCGCACCGCGGCGGTGAAGCCGGTCGTGGTCGTCAAGGGCGCCCGGCACAGCGGCAGCGCCCCGCCCGGCCACGCTGTCCCGGTCACCCGCGTCCCGGACGCCACGGTCTCCGAGCTGCTGCGGCAGGCCGGTGTGATCAGGGTCGACACCGTCACCGAACTGGTCGACGCGGGTCTGCTGCTGGCCGACCAGCCGCTGCCTGCCGGACCGCGCGTCGCGATCCTCGGCAACTCCGAATCGCTCGGCCTGCTGACCTACGACGCCTGTCTCACCGAGCGCCTGCGCCCGCTTCCGCCCGTCGACCTGACGACCGACGCGGCCCCGCAGGACTTCCGCGACGCGCTCGGCCGGGCCCTGGCGGACGACGGCTGCGACGCGGTGCTGGTCACGGCGATCCCCTGGGTGGGCGAGAACGGCGTGACCGAGTCGGGGGACGGCGAGGTGCTGGCGGCCGCCCTGCGCGAAGCGGCAGCGGACGCCCCCGCCAAGCCGGTCGCCGTGGTGCATCTGGAGATCGGCGGTCTCGCCGAGGCGCTGGCGGCGGCCTCCGGCACCGTACGAGCCGCCCGCGGAACGGCCGCCGCGACATCGGCTCCGGACCCGTCGGCCACCCAGGACGGCGGCGGGGGAGAAGCCCCGCCCGCCGGGGCGAACACAGCGCACGTCACCAGCACAGCCGCCACCGCGGATGCGGCCGCGGACACAGCCGCCGCGCCTCCCGCCGCCCGCACCCGGGGCATCCCCGCCTACCCGGCCGCCGAGCGGGCCGTCCGCGCACTCGCCCAGGCCGTCCGCTACGCACAGTGGCGCCGCCAGTCCGCCGAGCCCGGCCGGGTCCCCGAGTACGACGACATCGACGAGAGCGCCGCCGCCGGCCGGATCGAGGCGCTGCTCGGCACCGCCCGCGTCGATGTCACACGCGGCCTGGCGCTCTCGCCCGACGACGCCTGCGAACTCCTCGGCCTGTACGGCATCCGCGTCCTGCCGACCCGCCCCGCCCCGGACGCGGACACCGCCGTCGCCGCTGCGGAGCACCTCGGCTACCCCGTCGCGCTCAAGGCCACGGCGCCCCATCTGCGCCACCGCCCCGACCTCGGAGGCGTCCGGCTCGACATCGCGACCGAAGCGGGGCTGCGCCGCGCCTACGCCGAACTCTCCGGCGACCTGGGCAGCCCGGCCGAGGTCCGGCCCGTGGTGCAGGCGATGGTGGGACGCGGCGTGGACACCGTCGTACGGTCCGCGATCGACCCGGCCGTCGGAGCCGTCCTCTCCTTCGGCCTGTCCGGTGCGCCCTCCGAACTGCTCGGCGACACCGCTCACCGCCTCGTCCCCGCCACCGACCGGGACGCGGCCGAACTCATCAGATCGATCAGGACGGCGCCGCTCCTGTTCGGCTGGCGCGGCTCGGCACCCGTCGACACCGCAGCCCTGGAGGAGCTGCTGCTGAGGGTCTCCCGGCTGGTGGACGACCACCCCGAAGTGGTGTCCGTCGCTCTTGAACCGGTGGTGGTCGGACAGAAGGGACTCTCCGTGCTCGGGGCCGCCGTGCGCCTGGCCCCGGCGAACGCGCTCGGCGACCTCGGCCCGCGCCGCCTCCCGAGCTACTGA
- a CDS encoding HPr family phosphocarrier protein yields the protein MAERRVKVGWTEGLHARPASIFVRATTASGVPVTIAKNGGDPVNAASMLAVLGLGVEGGEEIVLTSDVEGADAALDRLAKLVTEGLDELPETV from the coding sequence ATGGCTGAGCGTCGCGTCAAGGTCGGTTGGACCGAGGGCCTGCACGCCCGACCGGCCTCCATCTTCGTCCGTGCCACCACGGCTTCCGGCGTCCCGGTGACGATCGCGAAGAACGGCGGCGACCCGGTCAACGCCGCGTCGATGCTCGCGGTCCTCGGCCTGGGCGTGGAGGGCGGCGAGGAGATCGTGCTCACCTCGGACGTGGAGGGCGCCGACGCCGCCCTGGACCGGCTGGCCAAGCTGGTCACCGAAGGGCTCGACGAACTCCCCGAGACCGTCTGA